The Coffea eugenioides isolate CCC68of unplaced genomic scaffold, Ceug_1.0 ScVebR1_1833;HRSCAF=2759, whole genome shotgun sequence genome contains the following window.
GTCTCTTACTTACATTTTCAAATATAATATAATCTAGcattgaataatttaaatacatAGAATATTACAATTTACAATAAAAGAGATATGAATAGTAAAAGTGTTAATAAGTTGTGACAAAAATAAGTTTCAATCAACTAGTAGTATTAAAAAGTATAAAGTAGacaatttttttagctaatctatttaaatgtataatttactatctaaaattcacaatacaagcaatataaaatattattttacttatGATGTGTTTCCAAGGAACTTAAgaagtgagtgtgtgtttgtgtgtgtgaaaatacatttatgtatgtgaaaatgtgtttatatgtgtgaaaaatatcttttttgtgtgttaaaatatatgtgaaaaagtttatgtattaaaatatattaattaatatgtTGGGTCATATTTGGGTCATGGGTTTGAGATAACCCAATGACCCAACCCAAAATCAACCCAATTTAAAATTGGGGGGTTGGGTATAACTCATTTAAGTGAAAATCCAATATTGAACCCGCCCAATTGTCAGGTATACCAGCCAATTTGCTCTTGGTATGAGTGATGGTGCTATTCATGTAATCGAGCCATCGGATACAGAGCCAAAATGGGGTAGTTTGAGCTCTCAGGATAACGGAACTCTGCTGACTAATTCCTCAAGTTCTGCACTGGATAGTCAGTCATCTAGAGATACTTGTTTGCTTGCCTTTAGCCCAGATCGTTAAAACTGTAAAGTTAAGTTCCTTGTCCCTCCTAGTGAGCCAAATGTTGAAAGGCaaagaaacattttttttattaattagttgTTTGCTTTTGAGACCTGCAAGGTTTCTTGATTTTTGACCAATGATTCATTTGTAAAATTTCAACAGTTAATCCTGCTGTGTTGCAAAGTCCAATCACTCTCTCCCTAATGCAACTCTGGTCTCCTATGATTGGATCTTTCCTTGAAGAACTTAGGTCACTACTAGAAAGATCAAAAGAGACTGTTGACATAGTTGCCATTTCTGCCTTGGGCATTTTAAGACCTTTTTAAAGACACTATCGCTATTTTATACCATTTGCCCCTCCCCTTTTGCGCCATGGTCTGAATTGTTTGTATCCATAAGAATGCAATGCTAACGTGCACTTTGATTGCGGTTTTTAGTTTCATTAAGAAGAGGAAGGTGCGACTGCTGAAAATTGCAATGAtttgaatttccaaatttcCCACTTCCACATCGAGAGTTTTCGAATCATATCTATTAAGAATTCTAAGTTTGCAACTTCACTGCATAGGTCCAGATCTACTTTAAAAAATTTCATATCAGTTCAGATCAGTTGCTTGACATACCTAATAATTGGTTAACGCTTTTAAAATTCATCTAACCTATCATGTATATACGCATATTAGTAATTATTACCCTCtcttacatttatatacttttcgtatttaatcttacctacacttccttgtatttatttattttccataATTAATCTTACATTCTCAAATGTGGATGGTCTAAAGTAATaacattataaaaaaaaaaactagaactGCAGTCAAATCTCAATATCTTTTTCATTTAATCCAACCTCTAGCAAATCATATCAATTGGGTATGGTATAAATTGGGTACTAGTGTTGGTCTTCTCCACACTTACAGGATAGTATGCAAATAGTTTATTACGTAATACAAGAATATGCAGACCCACTCATATATAATTGTATTactcaattttcaattttcaggtCCGGGATGTGCTTAATTTTGTGCCATTCCTCTCCTCCCCTTTTACACTGTCGTCCCAGTCGGTAGCAGCGAAATATAGTCAAATGTTGGAGTGTCGTCATCTTTTGAATGCTGGATGGAAGTGTTTCAAGCGGACAATATTTTAGTGTCAGGTCTTGAAGAGAAGTGAGGTGGTCTCCAAACCAGTCTGGCAATGAAGTTAAATTGCGAAAATTCTCCAGTTCCAGTTTTTGTAGTGCAGGGAAATGTTTGACTTCCTCTGGCAGAGCTGTCGCGTGTGACCCATTGATACATAGACGAGTCAGGGATTTGAGGGCTTTAGTCCCCATTGAGAGACTCACCAAATTATAGCATCGGACCAAATGGAGTTCCTGCAAAGAAGCAAGGCCTCGCAATCCTTCTTCTGGCAGAGAGTCCAGCTCGGGAGAGTGCTTGATGGTCAATTCCTTCAAAGCCGTGAGATTGGAGATTGAAGCCCATGCCATGTTCGGGCAGCTGTCGACGCATAACTCCTTTAGGGACAGCATACGTGGCAATGGCAATGTCAACATTGGGCAATCCTTAAAGGACAAGGATTGAAGTTGAGAGAATACCCCTGGAGTACCTTGGACTTCTCTTCCTAACATTCCTTTTAGGTTGGGCATGTTCTCTAACTCCAGCTGTTTCAACGATGGGGACATTGCAGCAGCAGCGGCAGTACTCTCTTGGACCCCAACTATGTACTCCGCTGCACTCTCGTGCACAACAACTTCTGTTACAGTTGAAATCCAAGATGGAAATGATGAACCGTTGAAGCCTAGGACACGTAGCAGTTGAAGGTTGGGCCGGGGTTTGAGGGCTTCGAGCACTTCCTTATCATTGTACCGTTGAATCGTTCTTTCGGAATCCCAATACAAATTCAACCCGTGGAGACTCTGTTTTTTAATTAAGCAAGCTTCTTCTGCATCCTTTTTGTCTTCAATCCTCTCAAGGTGCATAATTGTTAGCCCTCCTCTAAGCATATTTAAGTCTCGCAACTCACTTAGTCGGAAGCCTTTTTTGCCACTCAAGACGACCATACCCAACGTCCGTAGGCAAGTCAGCTTCCCAATTCCACTTGGCATGTGAGTCAAACTCCAACACCCATGTAGACAAAGATGTCGAAGATTTCTGAGGAATCTCATGCCCTTGGGTAGACTCAGAAGAATGAGAGAATCATTTAGGTTTAAAATTTGCAAATTCCACAAGTCACAAATTGAATTGGGTAGTTCAACAATTAAAGATCTTGAAAGATCTAGATGCCTTAAATGTTTCAGTTTGCTTATTGCATGTGACAACTTCGTAAACTCTTCTTGGGTAGACTCCATTGACTTTACCATGAGAGCCCTCAGGGAGCCACATTTtgacaagaaagaaaagcacTGGTCAATGCCTGTGATTGTAATAGGAAAAGCCACTGTTAGCTGATCATCTGGCATACCTAATATCATGGTTCTATTTGACTCTGTTCCACCGTGTTTAGCCTCCATTACTGATCGAGCCAAATCATGGACAAGGTCATGCATCTTAAAAGTGAGGGCATTGccaaattcatcttcctttaCTGCTTGGAATAGTGATCTATAATATAGTTCAGTCAGCACAGCAACACCAACATCTTCCACTTCCATTGTTTCATTAGATGAAAGCAATCCATTTGCCATCCACAAATGTATTACCTCTTCTATTTCAAATTCATAGCCCTTGGGAAATGCTGCACAATATGCAAAGCAACCTCTCAACTCTACCGGAAGATTAAGGTAGCTCAATCTTAACGCGGGCAAGATATGTGTTGTATCTTGAGGTAAGTTCCAAATTTCACTGCATTTGACGGAGTTCCATTCATTTTCTTGCCTTTTAAATCGTAGAAAGCCTCCAAGAGCCTTTGCAGCCAGAGGAACACCACCACATTTTTTCACAATCTCTTTTCCGATAACTACAAGGTTAGGATATTCTTCAGCCTCTTGACGGCCAAATGCCCGTTGCCTAAATAGTGACCAACTCTGATTCTCTGACAAACTCGACAGATAATATGTTTGTAATGTGCCCATTATTGTGGCAACCTTCTCCATGCGAGTTGTCATGATGATTGAACTACCTCTTGATCCGCATTCCAGAACAGATTTCAGTTTCTCCCATTCCTCTAGATTCTCATTCCAGACATCATCCAGTACAACCAAGTATCTTTTCCCTCTCAACAACTCTTGAAGTTTTCTTTGCAGAGGATCCAATTCTAATTCTTCAACAGGAGTCCCTCGTATTGAATTAATTAAGGCTTTTATAATCCTCTTCACATTGAAATCCTCTGAGATCCCAAACCCAGAGTTTTGGCTCAAAATGCTTGGCTATGCGCTCATCATTAAACACCAATTGGGCAAGTGTTGTCTTTCCAAGGCCTCCAACACCCACTATAGGGAGTACTGATACATTTTGATTATCTCTGACTTGATTCACCAATATTTTCACAATCTCGTCTTTCGCCTCGTCCCTTCCAAGGACTAGATCAGGTTCCTTTAGCAAGGAACCAGTCTCACGTGTTCCAGTAGAATCAACCTGAAAGTGGTTGCTCCCACGGTTCTGATCAATCAAACCAAGCTTTATCCGCTCATCAGCTATTGCATTAAATTTTTCAAGGATCTCCTTCATCCTTGTCCCAATCCTGTGACGAAACACTAAGTTTCCTGCTATAGGGTAACACATCAAACTAAaacaaccagaatttttgtaCTTGACTCTTGAGGCTTCAGCTGCGTAATCATCCAATACATCATCGATTTCATAGGCAACACCATTGAGCTTCTGAAACCAGAGTTGTATTGCCTTGTCTGTGAATTGCTTCTGCTCAGCATCTTCAAGGACTGCCTTGATGGTGGAGAGCAAGCGTGCAAGCTTTTCCATGTCAGTTGCAACACCACAAAGCAATCCACTCTCCTTCTGGATCATGGAATTCAAAGTATTGACGAGAATTCCCACAAATGCTTCCATCACGTGTGACCTGAAACTCACAGTTCAAGAAAGTTAAATCAATGTTAATAAAGTTGTTAGAGATTTATAACTTGATAGACccaatagaaaatgaaaaattggaacATAATTATAAGCAAAAGTTTCTGTTACTAGGAAACGAAGAAAACATATCTTCTACATTAACATGAAAACATTGTTCGGATTCATTTTAGGCAGCCAGTCAATGACTACCAAGAATACTTATCGATTAATCAaagaaatattttcagaatAATTGGTGGACATGCATGGTTACAAACTCGAGGAACATGTTAACAAAATACATACATAAGGTGGAAGATCATGCATGGAGCTTAGTCATTGAATCATGAGCCATGGAAGATAATTTAAAAAAACCTATTTAAATgaagggtctgtttggttgaaTGGAAAATGTTTTCTTAATTTTCCAGTGTTTGGACACAATCTAATTTGGGAAAATGATTTCTGACGGAAAATAACTTCCACCGAGGGAAGGAAAATAACTTCCTTACCTGTTATTCTGaagttattttcctttcttaaaAGCACGGCCTCTTCTTAAAATCACGGCCTAAAGGCATTCTTGTACTTCGGTAGATGCCCATTCTCAACGATTGAAGACCATCGATTGAAGACTCATCGGCAAGCCAATCCTTCTTCGCCGGCAGCGCCTCCAGCTCTGCTGGTGAAGACCCACTCCCAGAGGTAGGCTACTCTTTCAATTGGGTTATTCTCTTAATCCTTCTTCTTACAGGTCTTGGGCTGACGCTCTTCATCATTTTCTATTATTTCTTTTCCTACTTTTTTGAAAGGTTGGATCATATAGCAATTCATTGTCCTGGTGAGTCAAACTTATTGCTTGCTTATTGATCGTTAGTAGTATTTTTACTGGAATTTCTAGTTTTGAGTGGGGCAGTTTCCTTAATTTATGCATAGTAGgttttattgttgattttttttgagaACCTGCTTTGTTCCCTTAAGGAATTGCAGAAAAAGTTTCTTGCTTTGATGACTTTTGTATCCCATTAAGATAATTTTTGCTACACACACACAATCACATATTGCGTTtgcttgtgtttgtttcttggaGATTGTACAGAGCTTGATGAAGCTCTGATAGTACTGTACAAGTTATTACTGGTAATTTTGGACCAAGAAAACTCAAAAAAGGAAAGGATAGTGAATAATTGAGCAGGATTGTTATTACAGATTTCTATTTGTTTATGGCATTTATTGTTGCATTAGTTTTGCTGGGATTTTCTGGAACCCTGTATCAAGCATACAACACTAAGAAAgatggaaaacagaaaaaaaaagaagggaaaaagaagagaCTTCTGGTTTGTTAGAAAGACTGAAAATGTTGGTAGCTATGGAAAAGATAATGAAGCTCTGATGTTACAATTGCCTGTTCAATTATTTTGGAACCTTACTGCAAGCGATAGGGATTTTCTTGCATCGTTAATTTCTTCTGACATAATAGTAAGCTCCCTTTAAAGATTCACAAAAAGTAATAGATCACAGTCAGAATGCTCCAAACTTAGGCTCAATAACAGATAACGTACATTCAGATTATGTGTCTTTTGAAGATCTTGTTCCATTAGCAATGGCTAATTTTGAAGCTCTCTCCATTGAAGGGTTGAGGATTCAACGTGGCTAGTCAGATGCAGAAGCATCTTCAAGCATTAGGCCCCAGTTTACTAAGAACTGGACCTCCGTAAGCCAGAATGTTAAACTAGGTGGGGTTATGGGATCTTTGGGATCCGCTCCATTGCAACTTTGGATGTCAAAGGGGATGATGGTGTTGCTGAGTTAATCAAACTCTCTATCTCCTTGGATGAATGGATCAGGTTAGATGCAGTAGATATTGATTATGAGAATGAAGTTGATGGAGAGATGTTGAAAA
Protein-coding sequences here:
- the LOC113755903 gene encoding putative disease resistance protein RGA4, with translation MEKVATIMGTLQTYYLSSLSENQSWSLFRQRAFGRQEAEEYPNLVVIGKEIVKKCGGVPLAAKALGGFLRFKRQENEWNSVKCSEIWNLPQDTTHILPALRLSYLNLPVELRGCFAYCAAFPKGYEFEIEEVIHLWMANGLLSSNETMEVEDVGVAVLTELYYRSLFQAVKEDEFGNALTFKMHDLVHDLARSVMEAKHGGTESNRTMILGMPDDQLTVAFPITITGIDQCFSFLSKCGSLRALMVKSMESTQEEFTKLSHAISKLKHLRHLDLSRSLIVELPNSICDLWNLQILNLNDSLILLSLPKGMRFLRNLRHLCLHGCWSLTHMPSGIGKLTCLRTLGMVVLSGKKGFRLSELRDLNMLRGGLTIMHLERIEDKKDAEEACLIKKQSLHGLNLYWDSERTIQRYNDKEVLEALKPRPNLQLLRVLGFNGSSFPSWISTVTEVVVHESAAEYIVGVQESTAAAAAMSPSLKQLELENMPNLKGMLGREVQGTPGVFSQLQSLSFKDCPMLTLPLPRMLSLKELCVDSCPNMAWASISNLTALKELTIKHSPELDSLPEEGLRGLASLQELHLVRCYNLVSLSMGTKALKSLTRLCINGSHATALPEEVKHFPALQKLELENFRNLTSLPDWFGDHLTSLQDLTLKYCPLETLPSSIQKMTTLQHLTIFRCYRLGRQCKRGGEEWHKIKHIPDLKIEN